ACGGATCGATCTGACACGGATCGATCTGATACGGATCGATCTGACACGGATCGATCTGACACGGATCTATCTGACACGGCTCTATCTGAGCTGGGCGGTGTTGGGAGTCAGGTTACTGTGGTTAGGGCTTATGGTAAGAGGTGTGGCAGGAGTTTGAATGGGGAATGAGAAGGGAGTAGTTAGGGGATTTTACgtaactctccctccctctcgcactCTTCCCTCTGAGAGGTCATGACTCATGTCTGATCCATCTTCATTGTAAACGTTGGAGCTATAAAAGCTACAGTTAACTAACTTATTACTAaacctctctcgctctttctctccccacaCCAACCCAAGGCCCCTCCATTCTTCcatcccgctctccctcctctctctgtgtgtgtgtggtcatggcTGACCCATCGCCTGGCTGGTGGAAGCTCACCTTCCTACGTAAGAAGAAGTCGGAGCCCAAGGTTCTGTACGAGATCCCAGCGGAGTACGGCAGCAATACCACACCCCACGGTGGAGCCCCCGGGCCAGTAGAGGGCGCCACAGAGGACAGCCAGTTGAACGCCCGTCTGGAGAGGATAGTGGATAAGACCACCACCAAGGGACGCCATGTCAAAGTGTCCCACTCAGGACGTTTTAAAGAGAAGAAGAAGGTCAGGGCCACGTTAGCAGAAACCCCCGATCTGTTCCCTGGTCACGAGCCTAGTAACGAGAACCTGTGAGCTGGGAAACAaagttcacacacacatgcatacacaccaaAAATGAATGGCTTTCTCTATTCAACTCATTCATGCACACTCAAACACAGAAGAcgttctctgcctctccctcattGGTCACACCATTTCACACGGTGCCCTCTATCAcactcagtaacacacacagagatgaagGGCAGTGCATCCCATTGGGACATGTCATCTGTGTCAATCCAGCCAGAGATCTCTGTTCTTTATTCCTTATAAATGTGGGACTGACTGGGAGTCTTTGTATGCATCTTAGTAtcacactctctgtctcttccaTCTATAATCAGTGGAGCAGTGGAAGAATGGGACACCTGattctcccctgtctgtctgcttcatACCTAGGCCATGTTTACATAAACAGACTACCTTTAATGAGGTGCTATTAGTCACCTTCGATTTTCAATATTCAACAGATCACAGGAACAGGGAGGAGTTTCAGGGCATGCATATTACACTGTACAGTCATTGTACGGTACAGAATGTGTACTTTACTGTTGTTGCTAAGTTTGTCATCTGTACAAAGCAAATAGGTAACGTATGAAACAGACGTTTGCATAACAGCTTTATGACCTAGAGGAGATGGTTACCGACTGTTGGAGGTTGACTGGTTTCCATAGCGACAGACTGTGTCACGTGTCATTCATAAACACGTCACCTCAAAAATCAATTGTTCTAAAATAAATTGTTCTAAAACTAACCTGAGTTTTAAAACCTGAGTATATTTTGttctgttttaaaaaaaaaaaatttaaatctTTTTTA
The sequence above is a segment of the Salvelinus alpinus chromosome 1, SLU_Salpinus.1, whole genome shotgun sequence genome. Coding sequences within it:
- the LOC139580030 gene encoding proline-rich protein 15-like protein A; the protein is MADPSPGWWKLTFLRKKKSEPKVLYEIPAEYGSNTTPHGGAPGPVEGATEDSQLNARLERIVDKTTTKGRHVKVSHSGRFKEKKKVRATLAETPDLFPGHEPSNENL